The sequence GCTTGCTGCTTCCTGAACGCGATTTTCTCCAAAGAGGCGCTGTCCTGCTTTGAGAGCCTCGATTACGGAGTCTGCGGGGTGGAATTTACTCACCGCAACGAGAGAAACATCGCCATTATTACGGTGTGATTGAACGCAGGCTTGCCCGATACGCTCATTAATTTGCTTTAAATGATCAGAAATTGCATTTTTAGTCATAATCTAGAGCATGACCTCATTGCACTTCATGCGACAAGATGCAATTTCGTGTTTTATGAAAGAAAACTCTAGTTCCGTTTCAAACGTCTCTAAACGCCCTTCCAAAAAGAAGGGACGTGGCTTATCGCGCACCCAGGCTATGCACCAGGTTGATCCGGTGCGGGATCTGGCTTTTGAGATCGTGCGGGGTGTTATGGAGCATCGCCGTATGCTCGAAACGACTCTTGACCGCAGTACCGTGCAGGATGGGCGTGACCGAGCCGCGGCTCATCGTCTGGCCGCAACAACATTGCGTCATTGGGGAAGTATGAATGAACTCATTCAGCCCCTATTGCGTAAAGAACCCCCTATGGTTGTGCGTTGTGCCCTCCTACTTGGTGTGGCGCAATTGGTACATTTGGAGACTCCACCTCATGCGGCAGTGGGGACGGTTGTTGATTTATTACATCGCAATAAATTATCGCCTTTTTCTGGCCTTGCGAATGCTGTTTTAAGGCGTATTTCCCGTGAAAGCGAAAGCTTGCAAGAAGGGTTGGATCAGCAGCGCCTTGATGTGCCTGCCTGGCTATGGACGGCTTGGGGGCGCCGGGCACGGGCCATAACAAAAGGATTTTATCAGGAAGCTCCTCTCGATTTAACACTGAGTCCGGGTGCCGCTGCTCCCGAAGGTGGAGAAATCCTGTTAAAAAATACAGTGAGATTTCCTGCCGGTACGAAAATCACGACTTTGCCAGGGTTTGAAGAGGGGGATTTTTGGGCTCAGGATCTTGCTGCTTCAATGCCTGTCAGACTTATGGGAAAAATTGAAGGGCTGAAAATTGCTGATCTCTGCGCGGCACCGGGCGGTAAAACAGCACAACTCGTAAGTGCAGGAGCGCAGGTTACAGCCATAGAGCGGGAAAAGCCTCGGGCGACAAGATTGCAAGAGAATTTGGAGCGTTTGGGACTGAAGGCCGAAATTCTGGTCCAGGATGCTTTAAGCTGGCAACCCCAAACCCCTCTTGATGCTGTTTTATTAGATGCTCCATGCTCGGCAACAGGCACCTTACGGCGACACCCAGATGTTTTATGGGTTAAACGTCCGAGAGATGTAAAAGCTTTGGCAGAGGGGCAAGATGCTTTTATTAATGCCGCTTATAAGATGTTACGTGAAGGTGGCATGTTGCTCTATGCAGTCTGTTCTTTACAGGATGAAGAAGGCCCAGAGCGTATTAAAGCGGCCTTGGAGAGTGGTCTTTGGCAGTTGGAGCCTTTTACGGAAGAAGAGCTTGCAAGCCTGCCTGAAGCTCGGACAAGTGAAGGGTTTTTCCGCACCCATCCGGGCATGTTAGCCGATAAAGGTGGAATGGATGGTTTTTTTGCAGCACGTCTCATAAAACAAAGGCTTTAAAGCCTGCTTTTGAAAAATGTAGGAACATAAAAAACAAGGTGCCTTTCATTACAGGCACCTTGTTTGGATTCACTCAATGGAAATCTTTGATATTAAGCCTTACATCCAGGGCGGTGTCGGAAGGTTTTTGCTCTTTAAAAATTCTGGGTTAAAGAGCTTAGATTGATAGCGAGCGCCACCATCACTTAGGATTGTTACAATATGATGCCCAGGTCCTAAGCGGCGTGCTGTACGAATGGCAGAGGCTACGTTGATTCCTGATGAACCACCGACAGATAAGCCTTCTTCTTGTGTGAGGCGGAAAATCTCTTCAAGTGCTTCGGAATCACTAATGCGTTCTGCATGGTCGGGGGCGCTACCGTCTAAATTGGCGGTAATGCGGGATTGGCCAATGCCTTCGGTAATTGAAGAGCCCTGAACGCTTAAGTCATTATCTTTAACCCACCCATAAAGACCCGATCCTTCGGGGTCGGCAAGGACAATCTCGGGGGCTTTTACATTTGCTTTTTGGGCTAGGTCACGCAAACCGAGCGCGACACCTGCTAATGTGCCGCCAGTACCGCAAGAACAGGTAAAAGCATCAATCTTTCCGTCAAGCTGTGCCCAGATTTCTGGAGCCGTACTATGGCGGTGGCCTTCACGGTTGGCTGTATTATCAAACTGGTTTGCCCAAAAAGCCCCCATTTCTTGAGCTAACCTTTGAGAAACATGAACGTAATTTCCGGGGTCTCTATAAGGTTTTGCTGGCACTAGGCGTAAATCAGCGCCAATCATGCGCAAGAAATCAAGTTTTTCACGGCTTTGCGTTTCGGGAACGACAATAACAGCTTTGCAGCCCATAGCCTGGGCAACGAGTGTAAGGCCAATACCCGTATTACCTGCTGTGCCTTCTACGACGGTGCCGCCTTCTTTAAGCGCACCACGTGCAAATGCATCTTTAATAATAGCCAAGGCAGCGCGGTCTTTAACAGAGCCGCCAGGATTCATGAATTCTGCCTTGCCATAAATTTCACAGCCTGTAGCTTCTGATGCATGTTTTAGGCGGATCAAGGGTGTGTTACCGATCGCCTCGATCATAGAGTAAGCTGGCTTTGCGTGGCCTATCGTCAGGCCTGTTGAGAAATGAGTAGAAACTGAAGAATTTGTCATAAATTATATTATACCTCTAACGGCAAAGCGTAGTAAATTTAACTGACTGTAATGTATGAGGATAAAAATGAAAAATTTATCAGCAACGCAGGCGTGGGATTTTCTTCAAAATCATGCCGATGCGGTTTTAATAGATGTAAGAACACCCCCCGAATGGGCTTCAGTAGGGTTTCCTGATTTATCCTCAATAGGTAAAGAAGCATTAGCCATTACATGGACAATGGAAGAGGCAGAGGCCTTCGACCCCATTTTGCTAGATGCAGTAAAGAATAAAGAAATACCTTTATTATTCATTTGCCGTTCAGGCCAACGCTCTTTGCGTGCCGCGATGCAGGCCGAAAATTGTGGTTATCAAAATGTCATTAATATTACAGACGGTTTTGAAGACAGACATGGCCCTGCCACAGGGTGGCGTGCAAGCGGTCTCCCTTTTATTGTCCGTCCTTTATAAAAACGGGTAATTATACTGGCCTTGAATTTATTGACCGCTATCAGGCTCCTGATCAGCGTCATATCTGACGGCAAGAACGACTAACCAGGGGTAGCGTGTGTCATAACTTGCGCCATCACTTGTGCTGATTTTACCCTCAGCATCAGTCGGTACATGAGTTAGTGAGACACTATCATCTACATTGCCGCCAATAATGCTGATTTCTCTTCCAAAAGGCTCAGCATTTTGGTTGGTGGAGACAACAATGCCGCAATGTGCGGGAAAACCATAGCTTGTAGGTAGCATGGAGTAAGTAATGGTGCGGCTGCGGCCACGCCCTACACAGATAAGATCGCCCAATTGTGGGGCATAATTTGCTGGATTTTCTGCTGTGAGGGCCGTGCTTTGGCCGTTAGCCGCTGCGTTAATATAGGTGGCATGGTTAGGTGAATAGGGAAAGCGTTCATTAGCACCTGCAATACGCATGACATAAGAAATAAAAG comes from Aristophania vespae and encodes:
- a CDS encoding transcription antitermination factor NusB, coding for MHQVDPVRDLAFEIVRGVMEHRRMLETTLDRSTVQDGRDRAAAHRLAATTLRHWGSMNELIQPLLRKEPPMVVRCALLLGVAQLVHLETPPHAAVGTVVDLLHRNKLSPFSGLANAVLRRISRESESLQEGLDQQRLDVPAWLWTAWGRRARAITKGFYQEAPLDLTLSPGAAAPEGGEILLKNTVRFPAGTKITTLPGFEEGDFWAQDLAASMPVRLMGKIEGLKIADLCAAPGGKTAQLVSAGAQVTAIEREKPRATRLQENLERLGLKAEILVQDALSWQPQTPLDAVLLDAPCSATGTLRRHPDVLWVKRPRDVKALAEGQDAFINAAYKMLREGGMLLYAVCSLQDEEGPERIKAALESGLWQLEPFTEEELASLPEARTSEGFFRTHPGMLADKGGMDGFFAARLIKQRL
- a CDS encoding DUF2272 domain-containing protein, translated to MVSFCVLKKYESFACVALLTLAGCASSARGPANSYMGQYADGSASGWGYNPHVPDFASRNFTPFNRQDAVAIALREWRLFGSPVSDEDPHDRPEPTSPAMKPERLPGLWQRIGEYWWIGQDPYETESRWTGKTDGDGRRFSMNRDGNYAWSAAFISYVMRIAGANERFPYSPNHATYINAAANGQSTALTAENPANYAPQLGDLICVGRGRSRTITYSMLPTSYGFPAHCGIVVSTNQNAEPFGREISIIGGNVDDSVSLTHVPTDAEGKISTSDGASYDTRYPWLVVLAVRYDADQEPDSGQ
- a CDS encoding rhodanese-like domain-containing protein, with the translated sequence MKNLSATQAWDFLQNHADAVLIDVRTPPEWASVGFPDLSSIGKEALAITWTMEEAEAFDPILLDAVKNKEIPLLFICRSGQRSLRAAMQAENCGYQNVINITDGFEDRHGPATGWRASGLPFIVRPL
- a CDS encoding cysteine synthase A; amino-acid sequence: MTNSSVSTHFSTGLTIGHAKPAYSMIEAIGNTPLIRLKHASEATGCEIYGKAEFMNPGGSVKDRAALAIIKDAFARGALKEGGTVVEGTAGNTGIGLTLVAQAMGCKAVIVVPETQSREKLDFLRMIGADLRLVPAKPYRDPGNYVHVSQRLAQEMGAFWANQFDNTANREGHRHSTAPEIWAQLDGKIDAFTCSCGTGGTLAGVALGLRDLAQKANVKAPEIVLADPEGSGLYGWVKDNDLSVQGSSITEGIGQSRITANLDGSAPDHAERISDSEALEEIFRLTQEEGLSVGGSSGINVASAIRTARRLGPGHHIVTILSDGGARYQSKLFNPEFLKSKNLPTPPWM